The following proteins are co-located in the Halictus rubicundus isolate RS-2024b chromosome 1, iyHalRubi1_principal, whole genome shotgun sequence genome:
- the LOC143359715 gene encoding putative oxidoreductase YjmC yields MNKSGRSILAAARFATRSFEHRLVTRSFDHGSGSITIQRMASGGSTQQVVPKEEVVRFIQDCLCKVGTTKEDGQVVGHHLMTADYCGHFSHGMNRLRLYVHDLESKITDAAAKPEIVNDFQAVALVNGNNGLGHVVGKFCMELAIEKAKKFGIGMVTTRGSNHYGICGYYTRLAMDQGLIGFSCTNTSPMMAPTRSVGKGLGTNPLSMGMTASDGDDFLLDMATTAVALGKMELAVTKKESIPLGWALGSDGKVTSNAEDACSTGILMPLGGEEKTSGYKGYGLGLMVELLCGILSGSHFGPNIRQWKGKERVADLGQCFMAINPEAFGPGSKDRLSTLLKQLRGMPKAGDQPVLVAGDPERQAKERVDKSGGIAYHPNQLKDAELFAKELGVQPMKVSSAKVN; encoded by the exons ATGAACAAATCCGGCAGAAGTATTTTGGCCGCGGCGAGGTTCGCCACGAGATCGTTCGAGCACAGGCTCGTTACCAGATCGTTCGACCACGGGTCCGGCTCGATCACGATCCAGAGAATGGCTTCGGGAGGATCCACGCAGCAGGTGGTTCCGAAAGAGGAGGTGGTCAGGTTCATTCAGGACTGCTTGTGCAAAGTCGGGACTACGAAGGAGGATGGCCAGGTCGTTGGTCATCATCTGATGACCGCTGACTATTGCGGTCATTTCAGCCACGGGATGAACCGACTGAGGCTCTACGTGCATGATCTAGAGAGCAAGATCACCGACGCTGCCGCGAAGCCGGAGATCGTCAACGATTTTCAG GCGGTGGCTCTAGTCAACGGCAACAACGGCCTTGGCCACGTGGTGGGCAAGTTCTGCATGGAGTTGGCGATCGAGAAGGCGAAGAAGTTTGGGATCGGGATGGTGACGACCCGCGGCTCGAATCACTATGGCATCTGCGGGTACTACACTCGACTGGCGATGGATCAGGGTTTGATAGGGTTCAGTTGCACCAACACCAGCCCTATGATGGCACCTACGCGAAGCGTGGGTAAAGGATTGGGCACCAATCCTTTGTCTATGGGGATGACTGCTTCGGACGGCGACGATTTTCTGTTGGACATGGCGACCACAGCGGTGGCCTTGGGGAAGATGGAGTTGGCGGTGACGAAAAAGGAGTCCATTCCGCTTGGCTGGGCTCTGGGCAGCGACGGGAAGGTGACCAGCAATGCCGAAGACGCCTGCAGCACGGGCATACTGATGCCCCTAGGCGGAGAAGAGAAGACTTCAGGCTACAAAGGTTATGGGCTAGGTCTGATGGTCGAGCTCCTCTGCGGAATCCTCTCTGGGAGCCACTTCGGACCTAACATAAGACAGTGGAAGGGCAAAGAGAGGGTCGCTGACCTTGGACAGTGCTTCATGGCCATCAATCCTGAAGCTTTCGGCCCTGGGTCCAAGGACAGGCTGTCCACCTTGCTGAAGCAGCTGAGAGGCATGCCTAAGGCTGGGGATCAGCCTGTTTTAGTCGCTGGAGACCCTGAAAGACAGGCTAAGGAACGCGTTGACAAGTCTGGGGGCATTGCTTATCATCCTAATCAGCTGAAGGATGCCGAGCTGTTTGCCAAGGAGCTGGGCGTTCAACCTATGAAAGTCTCCTCTGCGAAGGTCAATTAA